Proteins co-encoded in one Sphingopyxis sp. BE259 genomic window:
- a CDS encoding ankyrin repeat domain-containing protein has protein sequence MAVSNKRRAALALQWLGVWLWIVVAGTSGSAGATEAAAGISQQILVGAPAGRIAKLLDAGADPLLPDADGDTALHHAAMAQNPAYLKLLLARGWEPDSRNRISGRTPLMAAMLAERERQFAMLLAAGASVAQADVMGNTPLHVAAQINEPRHVWTLLEAGAPPTARNAQGQTFQPYLFMIPDRLLNAATLRWRQDVASWLRRKGIAIEQEAP, from the coding sequence ATGGCGGTATCGAACAAGCGACGCGCAGCGCTGGCGCTGCAATGGCTCGGGGTCTGGCTGTGGATCGTCGTTGCCGGCACCAGCGGCTCGGCTGGCGCCACGGAAGCCGCCGCGGGTATTTCGCAGCAGATTCTGGTCGGCGCGCCTGCCGGCCGGATCGCCAAGTTGCTGGACGCCGGAGCTGACCCGCTGTTGCCCGACGCCGATGGCGATACCGCCCTGCATCATGCCGCGATGGCGCAAAATCCGGCGTATCTGAAATTGCTTCTGGCGCGCGGCTGGGAACCCGACAGCCGCAATCGCATCAGCGGGCGAACGCCCTTGATGGCGGCGATGCTGGCCGAGCGCGAACGGCAGTTCGCCATGCTGCTGGCCGCGGGGGCTAGCGTCGCGCAGGCCGATGTCATGGGCAACACCCCGTTGCACGTGGCGGCGCAGATCAACGAACCGCGGCACGTCTGGACGCTGCTCGAAGCCGGTGCGCCGCCGACGGCGCGCAACGCGCAGGGGCAGACGTTTCAGCCCTATCTGTTCATGATCCCCGACCGCCTGTTGAATGCAGCAACGTTGCGCTGGCGGCAGGATGTCGCATCGTGGCTGCGGCGAAAGGGCATCGCGATCGAGCAGGAAGCACCATGA
- a CDS encoding lysozyme inhibitor LprI family protein, whose translation MAGRRINYSLLAGLWLFAADASSPSAAAPAPDDRSPVFRECVRDSGGVTTAMRACMASEYRRLDRALNAAYRAALRRSPGDAARARLRDGQRAWLKDRDAICRAEVERSGMAGGTGGLLIEDSCRLRLLSERTQWLASQSRAQ comes from the coding sequence ATGGCGGGACGTCGTATCAACTACAGCTTGCTGGCCGGTCTCTGGCTTTTCGCGGCGGACGCGAGCAGCCCGTCGGCAGCGGCGCCCGCCCCTGACGATCGCTCGCCGGTTTTTCGCGAATGCGTCCGCGACAGCGGCGGAGTGACCACGGCGATGCGAGCCTGCATGGCGAGCGAGTATCGCCGGCTCGACAGGGCGCTGAACGCCGCCTATCGCGCCGCGCTACGCCGCTCGCCGGGCGACGCTGCGCGGGCGCGGCTGCGCGACGGACAGCGGGCCTGGCTGAAGGACCGCGACGCAATTTGCCGCGCCGAGGTCGAACGATCGGGCATGGCCGGCGGCACCGGCGGCTTGTTGATCGAGGACAGCTGCCGGCTCCGCCTGCTGTCCGAACGCACCCAATGGTTGGCCAGTCAGTCACGGGCGCAGTGA